One part of the Verrucomicrobiota bacterium genome encodes these proteins:
- the rplP gene encoding 50S ribosomal protein L16: MALMPKRVKHRKSHRGSRAGLSSRGTAIHYGEFGLQSLGRGWLEARQIEAARVAINRHIKRRGKMWIRVFPDKPYTKKPAETRMGKGKGAPEGWVAVVRPGRVLFELEGVPVNMAQEAFRRAAAKLPFRTRFVSRHHA; encoded by the coding sequence ATGGCGCTCATGCCAAAACGCGTCAAGCATCGCAAGAGCCATCGCGGCTCGCGCGCTGGGTTGTCCAGCCGCGGCACGGCCATCCACTACGGTGAATTCGGCCTGCAGAGCTTGGGGCGCGGCTGGCTTGAGGCGCGCCAGATCGAAGCGGCGCGCGTGGCGATCAACCGCCACATCAAGCGGCGTGGCAAGATGTGGATCCGCGTCTTCCCCGATAAGCCGTACACCAAGAAGCCGGCCGAGACGCGCATGGGCAAGGGCAAAGGCGCTCCCGAGGGCTGGGTAGCCGTTGTGAGGCCGGGCCGGGTGCTCTTCGAGCTCGAGGGCGTGCCGGTGAACATGGCGCAGGAAGCGTTCCGGCGCGCGGCGGCGAAGCTGCCGTTTCGCACGCGGTTCGTCTCGCGCCACCACGCCTAG
- the rpmC gene encoding 50S ribosomal protein L29: MKARELRERTREELDELYDDLREELYKLRAQRAVSQIEKSHRIMEVRRTIARVVTILKDGGYSHV; the protein is encoded by the coding sequence ATGAAAGCACGCGAGTTGAGAGAGCGAACGCGCGAGGAGCTCGACGAGCTCTACGACGATCTGCGCGAGGAACTCTACAAGCTGCGCGCCCAGCGCGCGGTGTCGCAGATCGAGAAGTCGCACCGGATCATGGAGGTGCGCCGCACGATCGCTCGTGTGGTGACGATTCTCAAGGATGGCGGCTACAGCCACGTCTAA